The DNA region TAACATCAATAGAAAACTTGTCATTATCAAGCAGAGTTTTAGAGATATTTTGGGAAatgtataattttgtataaaggAAAATGAGAAGTGGGAAGATTATTACTATGACCCCCTTCATTGAATTATAGTAGAGGGGACCAACACACTTGAATGGAAACATcttaatatatagaaaaaagaATATTGGGAGTTGATAACCAAGTCATTATAAACTTGACAGTTTCTTTGATATTGTAACATGAAAAGTTACATAAACCAGCAAATATGGCCAAGGTTTCACACCTTGGAGGGTTATTAAAGTGAAACTAACCAaaaattgagaaagaaaaatGAACTTTCGATCGAGCTTACTTCGAAAACTTGCATTTGGAAGCATGTCTAAGTATGTCTCAAAATGTTATCTCATCTAAATCCataaaaaagtgttttcaaataaatttatcgaCAATTTCTCATTTGAATATCTAATAAAAAATGACATGAGAGAGCCTTAACTGCTCAAGGAGCAGGTGAAACAAAAACACTGCAAAGTCTcttcctctttttttttctcaataaccTAATTCCATATTGAGATGTGAAGCCACAAGTGGAGAAAGTCATTTTATCCATAATTGGATAAAAAAAGCAACTTGTAATGAAGATATGGGTAAGTAGAGTGGTTGATCTCGCAACTTTGaagatatatataaacacaTAATTCATATGTATAAATCACTTACAGAGCTTAAATCAAGGGCATTCATTACCAATGGCTTTTACCAAAGTTTTTTCTTCTATTCTAATGATGTTTGTCCTCTTTCCATCACTTTTCATGGCATTTCCTCTTATAGGATCACGTTCAAGCCTGGTTCCTGAGTATTATCAATTTTCATGCCCTCAACTCAATGACATTGTCATGACAGTACTAGAGAATGCCATTGCTAGAGCTCCAAGAACTGCCGCCTCCTTGCTCAGGCTCCATTTCCATGACTGTTTTGTGCAGGTTCTGTTCTGCATGACTGAGCTTATTTCATACAAAGATTTTCTAACCTTTTTACAATATACAGGGCTGTGACGCGTCGGTTCTCTTGGACGATAGTTCGACAATCGCCAGCGAGAAAAGGGCTGGACCTAACCTGAATTCCCTACGAGGATACGAAGTGATCGATGAAATCAAAGCTAAGCTCGAAGAAGAATGCCCCGAGACAGTCTCGTGTGCAGACATTATCGCTCTGGCTGCCAGAGGCTCAACTGTCATAGTATGTAATTGTAATTCTGTAAAATCGTATGATCAAATTGAGTAACATTATCTAACATTATGGTGGAAGAACAGAGTGGAGGTCCAAGTTGGGAACTGCCTCTTGGAAGGAAGGATTCTAATTGTGCAAGCATTAACCTTGCAAACAACAATCTTCCAGCACCAAATTCCACCattcaaaacctaattaatCTATTCAAAAGACAAGGGCTTAGTGAAATAGACCTCGTGGCTCTCTCAGGTACATTTTCATTACagtatttgtaaatatatcacGTTCAGGCATTTCTACAAACACTTGGTGGGTGTAGGTGGTCATACAATAGGAATGGCACGGTGCGCTACATTCAAGCAAAGACTCTACAACCAAAAGGGGAATAACCAGCCTGATCAAACCTTAGAAAGAGCATATTACTTTGGGTTGAAAACAATTTGCCCGATAATCGGCGGGGACAACAACATATCCCCGTTGGATTTGGCATCTCCGGCGAGATTCGATAACACGTATTTCAAACTCATACAATGGGGAAAAGGGTTGCTTACATCAGATGAGGTTTTACTTACAGGAAACGTGAGAATGACAGCTGAATTGGTGAAGGCTTATGCGTTGGATGAAGCACTCTTCTTTCGCCAATTTGCTGAATCCATGACTAAGATGGGGAATATCAATCCTCTCACTGGCTACAATGGCGAAGTCAGAAAGAATTGTCATCGTGTGAATTGAAATTGATCATCTTGCTGGTTATGGGTTCTAtggaagtttgaattttttaaagtttaaccTAAGTGGAAGTAATACTAAGTTTGCAATTCATGTTTATCTTTTTGTGTgtgcttaataataataataataaatatagattGTGTATCAAGTTATCATTTGAAAATGGCAAAATACTATTTCAATAGCT from Impatiens glandulifera chromosome 5, dImpGla2.1, whole genome shotgun sequence includes:
- the LOC124938460 gene encoding peroxidase 9, producing MAFTKVFSSILMMFVLFPSLFMAFPLIGSRSSLVPEYYQFSCPQLNDIVMTVLENAIARAPRTAASLLRLHFHDCFVQGCDASVLLDDSSTIASEKRAGPNLNSLRGYEVIDEIKAKLEEECPETVSCADIIALAARGSTVISGGPSWELPLGRKDSNCASINLANNNLPAPNSTIQNLINLFKRQGLSEIDLVALSGGHTIGMARCATFKQRLYNQKGNNQPDQTLERAYYFGLKTICPIIGGDNNISPLDLASPARFDNTYFKLIQWGKGLLTSDEVLLTGNVRMTAELVKAYALDEALFFRQFAESMTKMGNINPLTGYNGEVRKNCHRVN